From the Ictalurus furcatus strain D&B chromosome 19, Billie_1.0, whole genome shotgun sequence genome, one window contains:
- the LOC128623577 gene encoding paramyosin-like isoform X5 yields MTGCLTEFSATVQNLKSLARARAADIPLRPLLYASGTAAAAAGVYYYIMKRGDGEKTADTTLTEDPVQTQLSAVDVSLLDPGLMSDVDGVRVTQTDSGVPQESLSEAGEKNQKVEVSSAPVHSERSNLEDRVRELEELLCEAHRECERKTKECEREQEAHNIMKLQYDEMKETSHNAASLKVSLAETERKYEQVMESNAQLKNENSDLVSKVNTLQDSLQDLGILLSETHTECAEAVRSYESELNLRKYVQSEYDKREENCSKKISTLRVTLAAADKQYEQAMESIAQLEKENSKLMSDVKTLQDSMLELDEELSVTRIRCNEITRECEGKTWELGMLQSDCNDMKETLLKECEKDPEVHRMLLSQNDELKKLLNQKEELLKVSLAEAERKCEQAMEHNAQLENENSNLMSQVNTLQGSVQQLEEEVSETHRKCEEIKREYEREAQCKEMRATLEQCNVLLKECAREREAHSVLKLQHSQVTLTHTEESLKVSLAEAERKYEQAKETNTRVENEKSVLVSKVNQLQDTVRGLTTLLAQTYKKCTKALSVCAIAKGVADFVESEATKRVTFLIQTKKSLEVALAEAEQKFERAKAEITQLENNKAEIESNIRTLLDMASDSAEQLCETRRRCDEVTRECVQKTRDLRKLESKWNLLNETVLKDYEAGCVAHGVLRVQYNELKEQHEELLKECEREREAHSVLKSQYDQMKETSMQSNAQLENEKSDLMYHVHKLGGRVQQLEELLYEADMICGAIKQKHLVNLAVID; encoded by the exons ATGACAGGCTGTTTAACCGAGTTCAGTGCTACAGTGCAGAATTTAAAGAGTTTAGCTCGCGCTCGGGCGGCAGATATTCCACTGCGCCCCCTGCTATATGCGAGTGGAACTGCAGCCGCGGCCGCaggagtttattattatattatgaagCGTGGCGACGGGGAGAAAACAGCGGACACAACTCTCACCGAGg ACCCAGTACAGACCCAGCTCTCTGCAGTAGATGTTTCTTTGCTGGATCCAGGCTTGATGTCTGATGTGGATGGAGTCCGTGTCACACAGACTGACAGCGGTGTCCCTCAG GAGTCTCTTAGCGAGGCTGGGGAGAAGAATCAGAAGGTGGAGGTGTCCAGTGCTCCGGTGCACAGTGAGAGGTCCAACCTggaagacagagtgagggagtTGGAGGAACTGCTTTGTGAGGCacacagagagtgtgagagaaaaaccAAG GAGTGTGAGCGGGAGCAGGAGGCTCACAATATAATGAAGTTACAGTACGATGAAATGAAGGAAACATCACATAATGCGGCATCACTAAAG GTCTCTCTGGCTGAAACTGAAAGGAAATATGAGCAGGTGATGGAGTCCAATGCTCAGCTGAAGAATGAGAACTCTGACCTGGTGTCAAAGGTGAACACACTGCAAGACTCATTGCAGGATTTGGGCATCCTGCTCTCTGAGACACACACGGAGTGTGCTGAGGCAGTGAGG TCATATGAGTCGGAGCTGAACCTTCGCAAATATGTGCAGTCCGAGTACGATAAGAGGGAGGAAAACTGTAGTAAGAAAATCAGCACACTAAGG GTCACGCTTGCTGCAGCTGATAAGCAATACGAGCAGGCGATGGAGTCCATTGCTCAGCTGGAGAAGGAGAACTCCAAGCTGATGTCCGACGTGAAGACACTGCAAGACTCGATGCTGGAGTTGGACGAAGAGCTATCTGTGACCCGGATAAGGTGTAATGAGATAACAAGa GAGTGTGAGGGAAAAACCTGGGAGTTGGGCATGCTGCAGTCTGATTGCAATGACATGAAGGAAACTTTACTAAAG GAGTGTGAGAAAGACCCGGAGGTTCACCGTATGCTGCTGTCACAAAACGATGAGTTGAAGAAGTTGTTAAATCAGAAGGAGGAGTTACTTAAG GTCTCTCTGGCTGAAGCTGAGAGGAAATGTGAGCAGGCGATGGAGCACAATGCTCAGCTGGAGaatgagaactccaacctgaTGTCCCAGGTGAATACACTGCAAGGTTCAGTTCAGCAGCTGGAGGAAGAGGTCTCTGAGACACACAGGAAGTGTGAAGAGATAAAGAGA GAGTATGAGCGGGAGGCGCAGTGCAAAGAGATGAGGGCAACTTTAGAACAGTGCAATGTGTTACTAAAG GAGTGTGCGCGAGAGAGGGAAGCTCACAGTGTCCTGAAGTTGCAGCACTCTCAAGTGACTTTAACACACACTGAGGAGTCACTAAAG GTCTCTTTAGCTGAAGCCGAGAGGAAATATGAGCAGGCAAAGGAGACCAACACTCGTGTGGAGAATGAGAAGTCGGTTCTGGTGTCCAAGGTGAACCAACTGCAAGACACAGTGCGGGGGTTGACTACACTGCTCGCTCAGACATACAAGAAGTGTACTAAGGCACTGAGT GTGTGTGCCATAGCGAAAGGCGTTGCTGATTTTGTGGAGTCCGAGGCCACAAAGCGGGTGACGTTTTTAATTCAGACAAAAAAATCACTTGAG GTCGCTCTAGCTGAAGCTGAGCAGAAATTTGAGAGGGCAAAGGCAGAAATTACTCAGCTGGAAAATAATAAGGCTGAAATAGAATCTAATATACGTACATTGCTAGACATGGCGAGTGACTCAGCGGAACAGCTTTGTGAGACCAGGAGAAGGTGTGATGAGGTCACAAGG GAGTGTGTGCAAAAAACTCGGGATTTGAGGAAGCTAGAGTCCAAGTGGAATTTGTTGAATGAAACTGTACTAAAG GATTATGAGGCAGGGTGTGTAGCTCACGGTGTCCTGAGGGTGCAGTACAATGAGCTGAAGGAACAGCATGAGGAGTTACTAAAG gagtgtgagagagagagggaggcccATAGTGTCCTGAAGTCTCAGTATGATCAGATGAAGGAAACTTCAATGCAGTCAAATGCTCAGCTGGAGAACGAGAAATCAGACCTGATGTACCACGTGCATAAACTGGGAGGCAGAGTGCAGCAGCTGGAGGAACTGCTGTATGAGGCAGACATGATATGTGGTGCTATAAAGCAG AAACACTTGGTAAATCTGGCTGTGATAGACTAG